AATTATGTCATTCAGACAGAATGGGACACATCTGACAGCTTCAAATGCTGTTTaactcagtgtgtgtgtatgcgcgGATGGATGCACCTAGTGAGTAAAATAAACTCAGTGACATCCATTGTAACAAAAGCATAATAAAACTACCTGTTTTGAAAAAAGGCTCCGTATCTGCATCGTTCGGTCCATCCTCAGCCGCCTCGGCAGAATTCATCATTGCAGAATATGTTTCCACGGATGATGATTATGATGATGGTCAGATTTTACACCTACGGATCTTTGCAATCTATGTGTGAAGAACACCAGAGCGCGTGGCCGTCTCCATTGGTGAACGCTCGTAGTAgtgaatgatgatgatgatgatgatgccgGAGGTTCTGCGATACTGTATCCAGCGCTCCACCGGGCGCTATTGTTTAAAGCCTACCCGCCTCTGCGAGACAACTGCTGGGGGAACCCCGATAGAGAGAGTCGTAAAAAACGCGCGTGCAACGTTAATGCAGGTCTTGTAAAATCCCTTATTCATTCGTTCCTCCTCCACCCGAAGTATATTCCTCCATTCGTTCGATGTCTTGCACAACCCAGTGGATATAATGGCAGCGCTCCCCTACACTGACCGAACGAGCCGCAATTTGCCTCCCACGATGGGCTCCCACTATTACAGATGAAACAATGCAGCAAATGCAGCGACTGTTATAGATGTATGTAGCCTATGCAATCGTTCTAGCTTGAGGGAGGTTCTTTATTGTGGTGCAGCCTGGAGAACTGGACCAATCTGTCCTCCTGATGTACTCAAGCGCTTCCTAATAATGGGGTGTGTGTATTTTTCAAGAGGCCGGAGAACCCCTACCATCACCATACGGTCTTGTTTAAGGGATGCTTACTAATTAGAATCAGTGAATCGCAGTCTGTTATCATTGGAACCtccttaaaattaaaacttatttactgggttttttttttattattaaaaatgaataattcttCGCTGAATATCAACTAATAttattttcctaaaaacaaTATTGGTTGTAATTTTCTTATATAATctacaaaattacaatttttgaAAATAGATTTAAGCTTTtgcttttatttaatatattttgtataataattcatatttaaataataattaatatcgaattatattgcattttagaaaaagaaaaaaaaaaacgccagtttgtttgtacttttaaagagacactccacttttttgaaaataggctcattttacaactcccctagagttaaacagttgagttttaccgttttcgaatccattcagccgatctccgggtctggcggtaccacttttagcatagcttagcatagttcattgaatctgattagaccgttagcatctcgctcaaaaatgaccagagtttcaatatttttcctatttaaaactacatcgtgtactaagacagACGGGAATagaaaaagttgtgattttttcattttttttcattctttcattttgcaaatgagagtatagttcctagccatatgggcctagaaaatcgcaacttttcattttccgtcggccttggtacacgatgtaactacagaagagtcaagttttaaataggaaaaatatcgaaactctttgtttatttttgagcgagatgctaacagtctaatccgattcaatgaactatgctaagctatgctaaaagtggtaccgccagacccggaaatcggctgaatggattcgaaaacggtaaaactcaactgtttaaggccctgtcccaaatggcacactccgGACTTGTGGACTTCCTCAGTGTCCACACTTTGGTGACAGTCCACGAGGGTGCATTGAGAGGTatttttgggacatactatAACTCtgggggagttggaaaatgagcctatggtgcattcaagtcctcctgggaagttcgtatttacgaggtgggaagTCGTGTGTACGACGGCAGGTGTGTTCAAGTCACTTTTGTCGGAGTATTatggcggtgtgccttctctaaattaattacacaaaataacaacacttcTGCTTGTAGAAAATGGAGAGCAAAGAATGTGcattagttgtatgttgcttttttatgttttttaattaatttatgaagccagtaaaaatgtattgttacatatttcatttttatattgtgatgtatattttttgctgggaatcagcttacttcgttgtaaatagaaaagcctgacaattTCATGTCACTGAAAAAGTATTGTGTTATTTCGCcatgtttctgactgacacgcccccaactcgtactgatcggagcttaaagaaaattacgatcttcccactggtatttacgacattgtggtggcgttcatgtcggttctgctcgtaaatacgatctttccgacatgacttgaacgcaccactATTTTCAAAAagagtggagtgttcctttaagtcaCAAATGAAAACGGTTGTAAAAAAGAAAGCAAAATTTTATGGTCTGGAACACATACATGAGTGGAGCGGAGCCATAGATGTCATACTAGGGCGAAAGCATTCTGTAATCACCCTCCAGCTCAAACTCCACTCCGGGTTTTCTATTTCTCACTCTCTGCTGGCTGCTGAACGAAACCCTGCTCCAAGTGATATTTTAAGCGAGAACAACGTAGCCTTCGTTCTTTAACTTTTGACCCCTTGCCCCCACTCCTCGCTGCAGGCAAAACCACACAACTCCGCGAAAAACATCTGAGTGATGTCAGCGTTCCTGGAACGACAGTCAGCCAATTAAATTAGAGGACCGGAACTAATCTGTTGGCCTAtggtaaaacattttaatgattaataaaGTAGTACATTATTGTATTATGTTAGAGAACTTATTATATTCTCAGTATGGTCTAAGTATAATACTAACaatattattttgtttggtGAGATTTTGCCACCAGCACTAGTGTCAATCACCACACCCCCCTTATGAATGAGAATGTTTATTTAGAAATCAAAAGTATGCTTGAACGTGGGCACAATTGTGTTGTTTCTGGAAGTTAAATAGCCCTGTCGACTCTAACCAGGAAATTTAAACTTCCTGCGATTCAGATTTTGCACATGGGTGAATTCAACATCTGTGAAAACAAATGATTGTATGCTTAATGATTGTATTACCACAGTATGACTTGCAGATTTGTAAGATAACATTGAAATGATTAATCATTCTAGTGCATACCTTAAATTCAGTGACTGAGAATGAAATGTTTTCTTAGAGAGAGATTGAGGCTAGAAAATGATGGTGAAATGCCGCCCTCTTGAGGAACTGTGGTGTCAGAAGCCTCAGCTTCTGAGATCGAatgatacaaaaaaaacaaaaaaaaaccccacaaaagttatttagtatttttcattcagtttaaaaCAGCTATTGAATTCAACAAAGCACGCAGTGTTTTAGTAGAAAGACTTTATTTGTATCGTTTTGATATGTATTTAAATGAACCAGTAACAGATTGATTGTTTATTCTTGGTGAAGGTCTTAACTTCCATAATGTCTCTTGCACCGAAGAAGGTGATAATCCTTCCGGAAGGATGCCATCAAATCCTAGCTGAAGAACATCATTGAGTGGGCAGCGCTCTGAGGATCAAAACGAACAGCTTCACATCCCTTTATGCAGATTTATTTAACCTGCTGAGAAAGCAGAATACAAATCTATAGAAGTCATCAAACATTCATAAGAAAGAATTTGAATTCTTGAGGTATTTTAGAGCACTGGTCCAGGAAAACCCTCTGCCCACCATTTCTGGACCTGAAAATTTCACTGCTGTGCATACACAGGTGATCATATTCTTTACTCTAAGTGAATAAAACTACAGAATGTATGGCTTACATTAAATTTGGTTGATGATTGTCTTCAAAAtatggctattgttgttaatggcttttgtatttttttttatacattttatatattcagAAATGCCATGGCTCATCATGTATGCTTAATACTGAACGACGATGAGCTCATCTGTGTGCTCTGATGCACATTTGCCATTTGAAATGTTCTGTGACCTGTATCTGTATGGCAGAAGAGAACAGAGAGACTCAAGATGACATGGCAATCTCTTACCTGGATGCACAAATGGGAattcaatattttttacttCAGATATCGGTTTCTTATTTTATAATATCTCTAATTTTAAACAGAAAAGGTAATAGAGTGTATTTTACAGATGTAGTTGTTCAACAATAGTTTATAGATAACAGATTATAAACACGCATACTACaagatcaggcataacattatgaccactttcctaatattgtgttggtcccacttttcctgccaaaacagccctgacttGTCGatgcatggactccactagacccctgaaggtgtgctgtggtatctgacaccaagatgttagcagcagatcctttaagtcctgcaagttgcgaggtggagcctcaatggatcggacttgtttgttcagcacatcccacagatgctcaattgggttgagatttggaggccaagtcaacacctcaaacttgttgttgtgctcctcaaaccattcctgaaccatttgtGCTGTGTTagggcacattatcctgctgaaagaggccacagccaccagggaataccatttccatggtctgcaacaatgctgaggtaggtggtacgtgtaaaaaagtaacatccacatggatggcaggactcAAGATTTCCCAGAACcttcacactgcctccgccggcttgccttcttcctatagtgcatcctggtgccatatgtgtaagcgacgcacacggacccggccatccacgtgatgtaaaagaaagcatgattcatcagaccaggtcaccttcttccattgctccgtggtccagttctgatgctcacgtgtccactgttggcgctttcggtggtggacaggggtcagcatgggcaccctgactgatcTGCAGCTGTGCAaccccatacacaacaaactgtgatgcactgtgtattctgacatcTTTCtgtcagaaccagcattaacttcttgagcaatttgagctacagtagctcgtctgttggatcggaccacatgggccagccttcactccccacgtgcatcaatgagccttggccgcccttgaccctgtcgccggttcaccactgttccttccttggaccacttttgatagatactgatcactgcagaccgggaacaccccacaagagctgccgttttggagatgctctgacccagtcagaatttggcccttgtcaaactcaaatccttacgcttgccaatttttcctgcttctaacacatcaactttgaggacaaaatgttcacttgctgcctaatatatcccacccactaacaggtgctgtgatAAAGAGATATTcattgttattcacttcacttgTCAGTGCtcatgttatgcctgatcggtgtatataggCCTCATACAAATGTATCTGATCCCTGACTTAATGTTTTTGTCCACATAAATCGATTTATAAACAGTTTTATTCACTTTTCCCTTTTGAAAAGCTCTAATTTCTTTCATCACAGGAAGGCATATAATGGCATGATGAGGTGTCTGATTTCATCAGCAGTCATAAGTGTGTTTGGGATGAGCATTTAATGGGATAACGAGAGGAAGAGAACAGACTGAAAACTCATCCACCCATTTCCCAGGAGCCAATAAACACCCAAAAATAGCGTTGAGGGTTTTCAGCTTTCTTGCTCAGACTCAGGACTGGATGTAATGTAGAGCACTCAACAGATCAGATTAACATTACGGTAGACCACCACTGGTGACTGATTTAATTTCACTAGAATTAATGAAAACTACTTGAGCTTATATATTTACTATTGACGAAGAAAATcattatacacacatacatacaaagCAGCAAATTCAAAATCGCTTCTAGCACTGACACGCGGGAATATTATTTACAAAACCGCGAAATACTGATTATTCTTCCACTCCATCTCCATAGAAACACCCTGGCTTTCGGCGTCTGAACTAAAGTCTTAATGGGCGTTATCCAAATCTGAGGAGATGAGTGGCTAGTGTTCATATGATTGACACAGTATGAGACCAATAGACGAAAGGTTTGCAAAGATTTCACTGTAATCCACCAATGAAATCCAGAGATTAAAACGAACTGATTTTCTATTGGACTACGGCACTCGGCTTCCGTTTTGAACGTAACGATATTGTGGAGgcagtttgttttgattttcatcCATTCGTTTTGAGATTAGTAGTTTGATATGTCATTTGGTCTTTACGTTTTTGAAGTTAGTCCACGTAATAGATACAAGAAGCAAACCATTATTAGACCTTTATGATcatgataaataaatatttgctgCTTGATAACGTTACATGTAGGTGAACTTTCTGAAGATTTAACCGAATGTACATCTCGCATGGCAAGTCAGGGAGTATCAAGATCAAAGGTAGTGGTTGCAAactattatatttgttttaatcaTTATATGTTTAAGttataatgttttgttttattactaaagcaaattatattttgcaggtGGTCTCATCAGGCAGGCTGACGGGCTCTGGACGGGgacaaatacacaaaaaacGGTAACAAACCGGATAACAGAAATCTTGTCCATACTGCATGAATTTTAGATGCTATTTGTAACACACATTTAGCAAATATAAATGCTGTCTGGTTTAGTGCTGCTGAGAGACGTGTGCCTCCTCTGGAACCAGAGTATTCTCTTTATTCTACAGACTCTGAAGATCAGGTAAAGAAGCCACATACATGAAGTAGTGTATAAACAATCTGTATAATGATTTTTAAACTTTGAAAATTGATTGAAATTTGCTTCCAGGTGACAACAATACACAAGGGACTGGACCGATGTGCTGCTTTACTCAATGGAATACTTCAATCTGAACAAGCAGGTATTGTATTTACAAAATCAGACCTAATTTTCCATGTTCAGCAATTAAGTAATGATGAGATTTAATAATCTTCACACAACAGAGTCAAAGCCCAAACCACAGGGAACAAAAAGCTACACCTTCAAATCCAAACCCAAGAATTTATCAAGAAAAATCGAGATTGACAAGAAAAAGCATGGGAAAAAGACAAACACGGCAATACATGTGAAAAAAAGGGCAGGTAATGTGCTCAAATATAGTGTGCTTTATTTTTTCATCTTAAAAATACTTGTTTTTTGTGGAAGCTGGTTTCCACCAtggaatatacaaataaaaaaggtaattgcgactttatatctcactttttctgataaaaaaagtcagaattgcgagatataaacaactttatttaactcacaattgcaggaaaaaaagtcagaattgttaatTTATATCTCTCATTTCTGAcgttttcctcagaattgcataaaaaatgtcaaaattcactttttttaatcatacaattctgactttttcttgcaattctgagtttatatctcacaattctgaggaaaacgtcaaaaatgtgagatataaactcgcaattctgactttttttctgaattcagaattgcgaatttGTTTTAACCAGCttccattgtttttgaaatgacatgtttGTCAATCTTTTTGTTTCACTTTCATCCTTTGTTGTAAAATCCTCAGTAGGATATGAATGCCACAGCAGGTGATTCTTTTTAACAACCATTTGCAgaagcataaaataaatactgcTTGACAGCttattgtaattttttcttACTGTAGCTGCACTGCAGAAGACGGTTCCACCTGCCAGCTGTCACCTGAGTTCAGCAGGGCAGCCGTGTTGTCGTGGTGATCGGCATTCTGGGGTCAGACGGGTGCAAGGATCACAAGATCAACCTTCAGCACTGACCCGTGTAACGCAAGCAGAAGATGCCCAACAAAACTCAGTTCCACTGGCCTACTCTCAGCCTGCTGCCAGCTGTAATCTGCCGACTTCTGGTAAACAGACAATCAATAACACATCATATAACAGCTgttacttttaataaatatattaataaataaaatatctaaaatatttAGTTCTGTGGGTTCTGTAAGGGCCTGCTCAAATGATGATCATTTATAAGAATGTCTTACTCTAATCAGTATTACTACTATTCTTGCACTGATATCATCATTAAATGGTTTCTCCCTCTGTTTGCAGGTCAGGTTCAGACATCCACTGTATTTAACTGTCGGCTGACTACATCTACTCCTGCGTTGAGCCCTCAGAGACCTGGATCAGCTCACAGTGAACCTGTACATCTACTGCAACATAATCTATTAAGCAACTTAAAATAGAACAGCgagagctgtcaatcaattcaaaatgaatcaatcacataaaatacacaatatgttcattaaagggttagttcacccaaaaatttaaattctgtcatttattactcactctcatgtcgttccacacccgtaagaccttagttcatcttcggaacacaaattaagatattttgatgaaatccaaggcgttttttttatcctccactgaaagcaacgaaattaccacatttaatgttaatctgtgttctgaagatgaacgaaggtcttatgggtttggaacaacatgagagcgAGTAATcattgacagaaatttaatttttgggtgaactaaccctttaatcacaTAATTTGCAAGATAATTCATCAACTTTGTCAGACAAGTAAAGTGTTTAGTAGAAAGGACAAAAGTGGAAGTCAAATCTATTATCATTATAACTGAACATAAGCCTATTACTTTAAAACTGAATTTGCATAGTCTATGTCAATTATTAACTTCTTGGTCTATGTACTGTACATATGTGTCAGacttacactaccattcaaagtttggggtcgttaagattttattaatgttttggaGTCtcatgctcacaaaggctgcatttatttaaataaaaatacagtaaaaaaaaacatatttattacaaatattattaccatttaaaataacacttttctattttctatatattttttaatgtaatttattcctgcgatggcaaagctgtattttagcagccattaatccagtcttaaataattcaaaattaaaataatttcttaaaacaaagaaatttaaatGATATGCTAATTTGGCGCTGCTCAACAAAACAGTTCTTATTTTTCCCGATGTTGAAAAAAGTAGTCTTATTTGctgtatatttttttgtggaaactgtgatacattttttacattgacatttttttttaaagaacagcatttatttgaaatagatttattttttttgctgatagaattatcaattaaatgcatacttactgaaaaaaaataattagtttAACTTATTGACctcaaacctttgaatggttTTGGTGACTTTCTTTGAAATGCAATTTTACTGAATATACATATTGCACGTGTCAAATTAAACAGTTAATTGTACtaaatgaacacttttaatTGAGTGCTCTAATAATACAGGTGCTTTTCCTTTCTCTGTCTTCCTGTCTATTTCCTGGTTACTTTTACACTCATTGGATCTGTTTACCTACGTGTCTCATTCTTCATGCTTTCGTCTTTCTCTGTCATTTAGTGTATTTCAAAGTGTGTGCTGAGCAGTGGTGGCTCATCTGGGGAGTTTGATCAGTTGAGGGCCATGAGTGCTGCCATCCCCTCCTGCCCTCATGGTTCTGTAGAAATGTCTGCCACTCCAACTCAGCATGCGGCTTCTTTCTCCATGCCACCTGCAGTCCAACAACAGTCTCCAGTTACTGTATCTCCTGTCCAAAATGGATCCTGCGCTCCAGTAGGGCACGGGTTACCTATAATCACCAGCCCTATCTGCAGTGTTCCAAATGGACCAGTAAAGGAGAGTGTGGAGAAGGGAAGTACTGGTGCAGAGGGTGAAGATGAAAAAGATGGGATGGATAAGACACCTGTCAGAGACATCAGCTGTCAGACCAGCTATGAGAAATTAATGGTTCACAAAGTCAAACCTGTAAGTCCAGAGAAAACTGCACAGAAAGTGATGCCTCTTAAATATCTGCTGGGAGAGCTGAAGACTTTAGTGGCTAATCAGGGTGAgaatatttgatttatttttacattcattttcttttcctcCCTTTGACTTTCTGTCCATCTTTAACACTTCTGATTGGACGACACTGACTTTAATTTTATAGACAAAAACAATGATACATTTGggagctttttatttttataaatcttGTTCTCACTATGTTGTTGTCAGGGTCTTATTACAGGGCTGTCATCATTAATAAAAGTTGATAACCATCCCAAGTTTGAAATATCTAATTTACATTCTTTAACAATCAAAATATTGGACCTTCAGATGTCAAGACACTCAAGGATTGAGTTGCTGGATTTGCAGATTCTCAAAACTTAACAGATAAGCAGATTTTCTCTCTGTGTTATTTTCACATTCACATATTGTCTCTTCTGTGCAGACAGTGATGCTGTGCGCCTGATCTCTGAGGTGGAGCAGAGTATCTCACTTCTTACTGTCATGGTGGGCAGCACCAACATCCAGGCTGAGATTGCGCTCGCTTTACAGCCACTCAGGAGTGAGAATGTACAGCTGCGAAGGTCAGCGATTCAAAGAGTGTATAGAATCCTAAATCTTAACTACTGCCGCAGAAAAGAATTTAACACAATTACAGACATGCATGTCAGTGCGTtgcaagtatgtgtgtgtatttgtattTACACTATTAACTGATTAAAGACTGTAATTGAGTGAATTACATAATATGCCTAttaattgaatatatattttgtatttatttgcatGTCTCCTAGGCGTTTGCGAATACTCAATCAGCAGTTACTGGAGAGGGAGAGAGCAGAACGGCGAGGCAGACCGGAGGCATGTGACCTGGAGGGTGAGTGTTCTCTCTGTTCTGTCTGTAAAGGGCTTGACTTAAGAAGGAATACATTATATGGAAGAGTAAATGtgcaaatatgtaaatatatttttgaattcagccttttattttctttctagCTGAGTGAGATGCATGAAACCAATCTTTGTGTTCATCGGCATGGTTGTGTTACAGTGGTTGCGTTGCAGTCTCTGAACTTCACTCTACAAACTCAGTTAAATGAGAGCCGAAGAGAGCTTGATGATCTGCAACAGGAGAACGTGAGACTACGGAAAGCCATGGAGGACAAAGACAGTGACCTGAAGCAGCACAAAGAGTTGTATGAGTTTGAAAACAGTCGGCTAAGGCTGG
Above is a genomic segment from Chanodichthys erythropterus isolate Z2021 chromosome 21, ASM2448905v1, whole genome shotgun sequence containing:
- the ccdc14 gene encoding coiled-coil domain-containing protein 14 gives rise to the protein MASQGVSRSKVVSSGRLTGSGRGQIHKKRAAERRVPPLEPEYSLYSTDSEDQVTTIHKGLDRCAALLNGILQSEQAESKPKPQGTKSYTFKSKPKNLSRKIEIDKKKHGKKTNTAIHVKKRAAALQKTVPPASCHLSSAGQPCCRGDRHSGVRRVQGSQDQPSALTRVTQAEDAQQNSVPLAYSQPAASCNLPTSGQVQTSTVFNCRLTTSTPALSPQRPGSAHSEPCISKCVLSSGGSSGEFDQLRAMSAAIPSCPHGSVEMSATPTQHAASFSMPPAVQQQSPVTVSPVQNGSCAPVGHGLPIITSPICSVPNGPVKESVEKGSTGAEGEDEKDGMDKTPVRDISCQTSYEKLMVHKVKPVSPEKTAQKVMPLKYLLGELKTLVANQDSDAVRLISEVEQSISLLTVMVGSTNIQAEIALALQPLRSENVQLRRRLRILNQQLLERERAERRGRPEACDLEVVALQSLNFTLQTQLNESRRELDDLQQENVRLRKAMEDKDSDLKQHKELYEFENSRLRLEMNEALAEMQSYRSKLKEYEIERTVLTLSLQQREAEISRLQEVIRNLERSQTKDTSKYSPQLDLCQPNSPHLTKSVLELHENAQRESTLSDKLSNSVKTYLQTLEGIGQASPPHRVHCKSQTLQPVPPGQINGGKEKFMPSDAKVCSPTDRDIHKPTLETIAENIPQLEEQKRTMFAPLRETPVVQLPSGAAHSKPLTQCNEPITAKNQREYVDAHVGLKYMDRAFEKLDISDGLHIQDAKNGGRDFLSDHHGVALQINQKNKGLNNQSVQSQHAQRIGVQSTYFGRPSVIENTFSSCDIKSLASDWSINSWSTFNTQDEQNFRDGLAALDASIESLQKTLKVDLNK